A genome region from Brassica oleracea var. oleracea cultivar TO1000 chromosome C2, BOL, whole genome shotgun sequence includes the following:
- the LOC106323152 gene encoding peroxidase 62-like — protein MAIVPSRSKVDQFLTTSYYSKACPLAESIVQATMKASFRLHPRIAPAMLKLLFSDCFVQGYDASVLISGPNTERTAEANLNLRGFDVIEVIKSQIESVCPGVVSCADILALAAREAVVLTKGPYWEVKLGRRDGNVSLAANVKSLPSQTDSLTEMLRIFANYGLNTEDFVALIGAHTIGTESCKSIADRINSIDGIKKYP, from the exons ATGG CTATCGTCCCGTCTCGGTCAAAGGTCGATCAGTTTTTAACGACAAGTTACTACTCCAAGGCGTGCCCTCTTGCAGAATCGATCGTCCAAGCAACCATGAAAGCTTCTTTCCGTTTACATCCAAGAATCGCACCGGCCATGCTAAAATTGCTCTTTAGTGACTGTTTCGTCCAAGGTTATGATGCCTCAGTGCTTATCTCGGGACCTAACACCGAGAGAACCGCAGAGGCAAACCTCAACCTTCGCGGGTTCGACGTCATTGAAGTAATCAAAAGCCAGATTGAGTCCGTGTGTCCTGGTGTTGTCTCGTGTGCAGATATTTTAGCTTTGGCCGCTCGTGAAGCCGTTGTCCTT ACAAAGGGACCGTACTGGGAAGTAAAACTAGGACGTAGAGATGGAAATGTTTCATTGGCAGCCAACGTCAAAAGTCTCCCGTCTCAAACTGATTCCCTCACCGAGATGCTCAGAATATTTGCTAATTACGGGCTTAACACTGAAGATTTCGTTGCTCTCATAG GAGCGCACACAATTGGAACTGAGTCTTGCAAGTCAATCGCGGA